Proteins from a genomic interval of Banduia mediterranea:
- a CDS encoding class I SAM-dependent methyltransferase codes for MPEAAGQQWNAEDYARTGRFVADLGVSVLGWLAPKADERILDLGCGDGVLSERLMAQGCEVLGVDASPEMVAAAQSRGVTAEVVDAHDLPYRHAFDAVFSNAALHWMKRDHDAVLAGVARALKPGGRFVAELGAAGNVLSMRSALHQALAARGVDAARCDPWMFPTQAEYRARLEAAGFVIDRIERFERPTPLPGDVIGWMTTFARRFLDAVAEAEREAVIQEVREAVRPRLYNSGAWVADYVRLRFAAHIPT; via the coding sequence ATGCCCGAAGCCGCCGGCCAGCAGTGGAACGCGGAGGATTACGCACGCACCGGACGATTCGTCGCGGACCTCGGCGTCAGCGTGCTCGGCTGGCTGGCTCCAAAGGCCGATGAGCGCATTCTCGACCTGGGCTGTGGCGATGGCGTGCTGAGCGAACGTTTGATGGCGCAAGGCTGCGAGGTGCTGGGTGTGGACGCCAGCCCGGAGATGGTCGCGGCCGCCCAATCACGCGGCGTTACGGCCGAGGTGGTCGATGCGCACGATCTGCCGTACCGGCATGCGTTCGACGCGGTGTTTTCGAACGCGGCGCTGCACTGGATGAAGCGCGATCACGATGCCGTACTCGCGGGTGTCGCCCGCGCACTCAAGCCGGGTGGGCGCTTTGTGGCCGAACTCGGCGCCGCCGGCAATGTGCTTTCGATGCGCAGTGCGCTGCACCAAGCCCTGGCGGCCCGTGGCGTCGACGCGGCCCGCTGCGACCCCTGGATGTTCCCGACCCAGGCCGAGTATCGGGCGCGGCTCGAAGCGGCCGGCTTCGTGATCGACCGGATCGAGCGTTTCGAGCGACCGACCCCCTTGCCGGGTGACGTGATCGGCTGGATGACGACGTTTGCGCGCCGTTTTCTCGATGCCGTAGCGGAGGCCGAGCGCGAGGCGGTGATCCAGGAGGTGCGCGAGGCGGTGCGTCCGCGGCTGTACAACAGCGGCGCCTGGGTAGCGGACTACGTGCGGCTGCGTTTTGCCGCCCATATCCCAACATGA
- the leuD gene encoding 3-isopropylmalate dehydratase small subunit translates to MRAFNVVSGKVLPLDRANVDTDAIIPKQYLKSIRKTGFGPFLFDDWRYLDAGTLDIDPVTRRPNPEFVLNRPEHAGARILVAQENFGCGSSREHAVWALDGAGFRCVIAPSYADIFFSNCFKNGMLPVVLKQAEVSAILETVRRDPAVQVTVDLPAQQVRLPSGETYGFQIEAGRKRDLIEGLDEIGVTLQKADSIRAYESRRRESAPWLFQ, encoded by the coding sequence ATGAGAGCCTTCAATGTCGTCAGCGGCAAGGTGCTGCCCTTGGACCGCGCCAATGTCGATACCGACGCGATCATTCCCAAGCAATATCTGAAGTCGATCCGCAAGACCGGTTTCGGCCCCTTCCTGTTCGATGACTGGCGCTATCTCGATGCCGGTACGCTGGATATCGATCCGGTCACGCGTCGGCCGAACCCGGAATTCGTGCTCAATCGCCCCGAACACGCCGGTGCCCGCATTCTGGTGGCGCAGGAGAATTTCGGTTGCGGCTCCTCGCGCGAACACGCCGTGTGGGCTCTGGATGGTGCCGGATTCCGCTGCGTGATTGCGCCGAGCTACGCCGACATCTTCTTTTCCAACTGCTTCAAGAACGGCATGTTGCCGGTGGTGCTCAAGCAGGCCGAAGTGAGCGCGATCCTGGAAACCGTCCGCCGTGATCCCGCGGTTCAGGTCACGGTCGATCTGCCAGCGCAGCAGGTCCGTTTGCCGAGCGGCGAGACCTACGGTTTCCAGATCGAGGCCGGTCGCAAGCGCGATCTGATCGAAGGCCTGGATGAAATCGGTGTGACACTGCAGAAGGCCGATTCGATTCGTGCCTACGAATCCCGCCGCCGCGAATCCGCGCCGTGGTTGTTCCAGTGA
- a CDS encoding aspartate-semialdehyde dehydrogenase has translation MSKTYDVAVVGATGAVGEEMLKVLKQRRFPVGKVYAVASARSAGDEVDFGDEELIVEDLATFDFSKVRIGLFSPGAEVSKVYAPKAAAAGCVVIDNTSQFRYDDDVPLVVPEVNPHAIARYKTRGIIANPNCSTIQMLVALKPIHDAVGIERINVATYQSVSGTGKNAIEELATQSAKALSGMDFDRNVYPKQIAFNVLPQIDSFQDNGYTKEEMKMVWETRKIFEDESIMVNPTAVRVPVFFGHSEALHIETRRKITAVEARALFEATPGITVIDEHKDGGYPTAVTEAAHKDAVFVGRIREDISHPRGLNLWVVADNIRKGAALNSVQIAEKLIETYLD, from the coding sequence ATGAGCAAGACATACGACGTGGCAGTGGTGGGCGCGACCGGCGCCGTCGGCGAGGAAATGCTGAAGGTGCTCAAGCAGCGCCGTTTCCCGGTGGGCAAGGTCTATGCGGTCGCCTCGGCACGTTCGGCCGGCGACGAGGTGGACTTCGGTGACGAGGAACTGATCGTCGAGGATCTCGCGACTTTCGATTTCTCCAAGGTTCGGATCGGGCTGTTCTCGCCGGGTGCCGAAGTGTCCAAGGTCTACGCGCCGAAGGCCGCGGCGGCCGGCTGCGTGGTCATCGACAACACCTCGCAGTTCCGCTACGACGACGACGTGCCGCTGGTGGTTCCCGAAGTCAATCCGCACGCGATCGCCCGCTACAAGACGCGCGGCATCATCGCCAACCCGAACTGCTCGACCATCCAGATGCTGGTGGCGCTCAAGCCGATCCACGACGCGGTCGGTATCGAGCGCATCAACGTGGCGACCTATCAGTCGGTTTCCGGCACCGGCAAGAACGCGATCGAGGAACTGGCCACGCAGTCGGCCAAGGCGCTCAGCGGCATGGATTTCGACCGAAACGTCTATCCCAAGCAGATTGCGTTCAACGTACTGCCGCAGATCGACAGCTTTCAGGACAATGGCTACACCAAGGAAGAGATGAAGATGGTCTGGGAAACCCGCAAGATCTTCGAGGATGAGTCGATCATGGTGAACCCCACGGCGGTGCGTGTGCCGGTGTTCTTCGGTCATTCCGAGGCCTTGCACATCGAGACCCGGCGCAAGATCACCGCGGTCGAGGCACGTGCGCTGTTCGAGGCCACGCCCGGCATTACCGTGATCGACGAGCACAAGGACGGCGGCTACCCGACCGCCGTGACCGAAGCCGCGCACAAGGACGCGGTGTTCGTGGGGCGTATCCGCGAGGACATCTCGCATCCGCGTGGTCTGAACCTCTGGGTCG
- the leuB gene encoding 3-isopropylmalate dehydrogenase: MSDQKKILLLPGDGIGPEVVAEARRVLEALQGGDFNIEFSEGLIGGCAVDAHGTPLPDATLEKARAADAVLMGAVGGPKWDTLDRPLRPERGLLRIRAALDLYANLRPVLCFDELAEASTLKPEIVRGLDILIVRELTGGIYFGEPRGVVEEGGQRVGINTERYSESEIERICRSAFEYARVRDRRVCSVDKANVLESSQLWRDTAERVARDYPDCALSHMYVDNAAMQLVRGPGQFDVLVTSNLFGDILSDIGAQLTGSIGMLPSASLNRQGQGLYEPVHGSAPDIAGQGKANPLATILSAAMMLRYSLGRGDLADRVEAAVKRVLANGLRTGDIAGPGEAVLSTAQMSAAVVAALH; the protein is encoded by the coding sequence ATGAGCGATCAAAAGAAAATCCTGCTGTTGCCGGGTGATGGTATCGGACCGGAAGTTGTCGCCGAGGCGCGTCGCGTGCTCGAAGCGCTGCAGGGCGGGGACTTCAATATCGAATTCAGCGAAGGTCTGATCGGCGGCTGCGCGGTGGATGCCCACGGCACGCCCTTGCCGGATGCCACGCTGGAAAAGGCGCGTGCTGCCGACGCAGTGCTGATGGGCGCGGTCGGCGGTCCCAAGTGGGACACGCTGGATCGTCCACTGCGCCCGGAACGCGGCCTGCTGCGCATTCGCGCGGCGCTGGACCTGTACGCCAATCTGCGGCCAGTGCTGTGCTTCGACGAACTGGCCGAGGCATCGACGCTCAAGCCCGAAATCGTGCGCGGCCTGGACATCCTGATCGTGCGTGAGCTGACCGGCGGCATCTACTTCGGGGAGCCGCGTGGCGTGGTCGAGGAAGGCGGGCAGCGCGTCGGCATCAACACCGAACGCTACAGCGAATCGGAAATCGAACGCATCTGCCGCAGCGCTTTCGAATACGCCCGTGTGCGCGATCGGCGCGTCTGTTCGGTGGACAAGGCGAATGTCCTTGAATCGTCGCAACTGTGGCGTGATACGGCCGAGCGCGTCGCGCGCGACTATCCCGATTGCGCTCTGAGCCATATGTACGTGGACAATGCGGCGATGCAGCTGGTGCGCGGGCCGGGGCAGTTCGATGTGCTCGTGACCTCCAATCTGTTTGGCGACATTCTGTCCGACATCGGCGCGCAGCTCACCGGCTCCATCGGCATGCTGCCGTCGGCCTCGCTCAATCGGCAGGGGCAGGGGCTGTACGAGCCGGTTCACGGCAGCGCACCGGATATTGCCGGTCAGGGCAAGGCCAACCCTCTGGCGACGATCCTGTCGGCAGCGATGATGCTGCGCTACAGCCTGGGGCGTGGCGATCTGGCGGATCGCGTGGAAGCGGCCGTGAAGCGCGTGCTGGCGAACGGTCTGCGTACCGGCGATATCGCGGGGCCGGGTGAAGCGGTTCTGTCGACGGCGCAAATGAGCGCCGCCGTGGTCGCAGCGCTTCATTGA